Part of the Sinorhizobium terangae genome is shown below.
AGACACGATCCGACGGCAGATCGCCACGATTCCGGGTGTCGCCACTGTTCAGACGCATGTGACGCTCAGGACGCACTTCGACCGCCGAAGCTGACAGCGCGAGCGATTCCGCCTTAAGCGGGAAAGCGGAACCGCCCTTCTATTGTCGTCAGCAATAGATCCTGAATTTATCGCGGATCGCCCGGTCGATCTCGGGTGCGATCACCGAAGGTGCGGCCTCCGCGAGAATGCGGTTCTTCCTCTCGATCGCGCGCGCGACGAGGTCCGGACGGCCGATCTCCACCCATTCCTTCGGGCTCGTGCGATCGGCGACGGCCGGATAGATGTATTCCGTCTGCATCAGCCCGAGCGTCTGCGGGTGGCCGAGATAGTGGCCGGGCCCGTCGAGGCAGACAGAGCGCATGGTTTCGAGCGAAATCGAATCCTCGGTCACGTCGATGCCGCGGATGCAGCGTTGAACCTGGCCAAGCATGTCGTCGCCGAGCACCAGCGATTCCAGGCAGAAGCCGAGAAGCGACGCGTGCATGCCGACCGCCTCGTAGACCATGTTGAGGCCGGAAAGCCCTGCCATCACGTTGGAGATCGCCTGCTCCCAGCCGGCCTGCATGTCCGGCAGCTTGGCGTCCGCGATGCCGGCGGCAGCCCCGCCCGGCAGACGATAGAACTGATGCATCTGCGCGCAGCCGGCCGTCAGCAGCGCCTGCTCGCCCGAGCCGCCGGACATCGCCCCGGTCCTCAAGTCAGAGACGAAGGGCCAGGTGCCAAAGACCGCCGGGTGGCCGGGGGACATGGCGTTGACATAGACGACGCCCGCCAGACATTCGGCGACCGCCTGCACGATCGCCGTCGCAAGTGGCGCCGGCGCGGTTGCGCCCGCCTGCCCGGCGGAAAGCAGGAGGATCGGCATGCCGCCACGGATGCATTTCTCCATGGTCACGCAGCTTTCCTCGGCGAACTTCATCGGCGGTACGACGAAGCAGTTGGAATTGGAGACGAACGGCCGCGCCCGCCATTTCTCCTCTCCATCGGCGATCATGTGGATCAGATCGAAGCAGCCCTCGACATGCGACGGATCGGAAAAGCTGGTGCCGACATGTTTGGTCGTTCCGGCGCAACAGGCATAGAGCGTGTTGATGTCCATGAGGAAATTGTCGGGAATGTCGCGGCAGACCATGGCCCGCTGGAAGAAGTGGACGTTGTCGAGATGGTGCACGAGTTGCGCCGCGTTCAAGAGGTCCTTCGCGGTTGACTCTCGGTACTCCCGCTTCTCGACATCGACAACGTGAACCGCCGCGCCGGCGGTGCCGTAATAGACGCGGGTACCGCTAAGCTCGAGGTCCTGCTTCGGATCACGGGCGTAGAGTGTGATGTCCCGTGCCGCAACGGCCAGCATGTCCTCGACCAGCGCGCGTGGAAACCGGATGCGTCCGTCGTCTCCTAGGATGGCGCCGGCACCGGTCATGATCTCGATGCCTGATTTCGGCGCATTGGCAAGGCCGATCTCTTCCAGCGCATCGAGCGCGGCTTCATGGATTCGTCGGACATTCGTTTCGCTCAGCGGCTTGTACTGCCCACCAGGGAGACCGGGCCGAACCGGCCGGATGTTTTCCGCGAGCGGTGCGGAGCGAAGCGCCACGCGCGCTGCCCGTCCGCCTGCCCGTCTCGAAACCGCAACTGCGCATTCCTCAGCCATCATTCGATCTCCCAATGGCGCCTGTCGCCGTCCAAAGCGTGTCGCTTCAATTGGAGCCGTGCGACGTGCTTAAAGACTTGTTTTCATGTATGTCGTCGGCCCGAAATCGCTGGACACTTTCGGGGCGACATTGCCTGGCTCTTTGCCCCTCACCCTAGCCCTCTCCCCGCACGCGGGGAGAGGGGACGAGCCGACGCTGCGTGTTCCTTCTCCCGAGGGCGAGGTTCGGCTCGCGGCCGCGGCATATCCCTTCTCCCCGTCAAAGCGGGGAGAAGGTGCCGGCAGGCGGATGAGGGGCAATCGTTTTTCGCGTTTACGCCCGCACCCGGTCCGCCTTCGGGTCGTACATCGGCTTCAATGAAGCCTCGGCCTTGACCCGCGTTCCGGCAATCTCGATCTCGTAATTCGACGCCAGCACATCCGCGACGCTCTCCCCTTGGCAGGGCACATAACCAAGGCCGATCGCGCCGCCGAGGTGATGACCGTAATTGCCGGACGTAATCGTGCCGACGATCTCGCCGTCGCGGACGATCGCTTCGTTGTGGAAGAGCAGCGGCTCCGGATCGGAGAGCCGGAATTGCACCAGCCTGCGGGAAAGCCCCTTGTCGCGCTTGGCAAGCACAGCCTCGCGGCCAATGAAATCGCCCTTCTCGGGCTTCACCGCAAAGCCGAGCCCCGCTTCTAGCACATGATCCTCATCGGTGATGTCGTGCCCAAAATGGCGGAACGCCTTCTCGATCCGGCAGCTGTCGAGCGTATGAAGGCCACAGAGCTTGAGCCCAACATCGCCGCCCGCGGCCTCGAGCGTCTCAAACACATGCGCCGCCTGATCGGTGGAGACATAAAGCTCCCAGCCGAGCTCACCGACATAGGTGACGCGGTGGGCACGAGCGAGGCCCATGCCGATTTCGATTTCGCGCGCCGTTCCGAACGGATGCGCCTGATTGGAAAAGTCGTTGGGACTGACCTTCTGCATCAGTTCGCGTGCCTTCGGGCCCATCACGCAAAGCACGCTTTCGGCAGCGGTGACATCGGTGATCACCACGAATTCGTCACGGACATGCTTGCGCAGCCAGGCGAGATCGCGTTGCAGCGTCGCGCCGGGCACCACCAGGAAGAAGGCGCTTTCCGAAAGACGCGTAACCGTCAGGTCGCTCTCGATGCCGCCGCGCGCATTCAGCATCTGCGTGTAGACGATCCGGCCAGGCTCGACATTCATCTCGTTGGCACAGAGCCGCTGCAGGAACAAGAGTGCGTCTCGCCCTTCGACCCGGATCTTGCCGAAGGATGTCATGTCAAAAAGACCGACGCCGCCGCGAACGGCAAGATGCTCCGCACGCTGGTTTTCGAACCAGTTCTCGCGCTTCCAGGAGTAGCGGTATTCGCGCTCCTGTCCATCCCGTGCGAACCAGTTGGCGCGCTCCCAGCCCGCCACCTCACCGAAAACGGCGCCGCGGGCCTTCAGATGTTCATGAAGGGGTGAACGGCGGACGCCGCGCGCAGTCGCCATCTGGCGATAGGGGAAATGGTCGGCATAGAGCAGCCCTAGCGTTTCAGACACGCGCTCCTTGAGATATCTCCGGTTTCTCTGGAACGGCTGCGCGCGACGGATATCGACCTCCCAGAGATCGAAGGGTGGCTCGCCGTCGTTCATCCATTGTGCCAGCGCCATGCCGGCACCGCCGGACGAGACGATGCCGATCGAATTGTAGCCGGCGGCAACCCAGTAGCCCTTCGCCTCCGGCGCCTCGCCGAGATAGTAGCGGTCATCGGGCGTAAAGCTCTCCGGCCCGTTGAAGAAGGTGTGAATGCCCGCCGTTTCCAGCATCGGCATGCGGTTGACCGCCATTTCGAGGATCGGCGCGAAATGATCGAAGTCCTCCGGCAACTGGTCGAAGCAGAAGTC
Proteins encoded:
- a CDS encoding GcvT family protein: MTKPIPAKARAVIIGGGVSGCSVAYHLSKLGWTDVVLLERKQLTSGTTWHAAGLIGQLRASQNMTRLAKYSADLYVKLEAETGIATGMRQNGSITVALTEERKEEIYRQASLARAFNVDVREITPSEVKELYPHLNTSDVKAAVHLPLDGQCDPANIAMALAKGARQNGATIIEGVKVTSVLKKNGRVTGVTCEQDGESFTIETENVVNCAGMWGRELARQVGVTVPLHACEHFYIVTEAIPGLARLPVLRVPDECTYYKEDAGKMLVGAFELKAKPWGMEGIREDFCFDQLPEDFDHFAPILEMAVNRMPMLETAGIHTFFNGPESFTPDDRYYLGEAPEAKGYWVAAGYNSIGIVSSGGAGMALAQWMNDGEPPFDLWEVDIRRAQPFQRNRRYLKERVSETLGLLYADHFPYRQMATARGVRRSPLHEHLKARGAVFGEVAGWERANWFARDGQEREYRYSWKRENWFENQRAEHLAVRGGVGLFDMTSFGKIRVEGRDALLFLQRLCANEMNVEPGRIVYTQMLNARGGIESDLTVTRLSESAFFLVVPGATLQRDLAWLRKHVRDEFVVITDVTAAESVLCVMGPKARELMQKVSPNDFSNQAHPFGTAREIEIGMGLARAHRVTYVGELGWELYVSTDQAAHVFETLEAAGGDVGLKLCGLHTLDSCRIEKAFRHFGHDITDEDHVLEAGLGFAVKPEKGDFIGREAVLAKRDKGLSRRLVQFRLSDPEPLLFHNEAIVRDGEIVGTITSGNYGHHLGGAIGLGYVPCQGESVADVLASNYEIEIAGTRVKAEASLKPMYDPKADRVRA
- a CDS encoding trimethylamine methyltransferase family protein encodes the protein MAEECAVAVSRRAGGRAARVALRSAPLAENIRPVRPGLPGGQYKPLSETNVRRIHEAALDALEEIGLANAPKSGIEIMTGAGAILGDDGRIRFPRALVEDMLAVAARDITLYARDPKQDLELSGTRVYYGTAGAAVHVVDVEKREYRESTAKDLLNAAQLVHHLDNVHFFQRAMVCRDIPDNFLMDINTLYACCAGTTKHVGTSFSDPSHVEGCFDLIHMIADGEEKWRARPFVSNSNCFVVPPMKFAEESCVTMEKCIRGGMPILLLSAGQAGATAPAPLATAIVQAVAECLAGVVYVNAMSPGHPAVFGTWPFVSDLRTGAMSGGSGEQALLTAGCAQMHQFYRLPGGAAAGIADAKLPDMQAGWEQAISNVMAGLSGLNMVYEAVGMHASLLGFCLESLVLGDDMLGQVQRCIRGIDVTEDSISLETMRSVCLDGPGHYLGHPQTLGLMQTEYIYPAVADRTSPKEWVEIGRPDLVARAIERKNRILAEAAPSVIAPEIDRAIRDKFRIYC